AGGAAATGTATCGTCAGCAGGTAGAGATGTATAAGAAAAGAGAACAGAAAATATCTGATCGGATTGTAAGTATCTATCAACCGCATGTGCGTCCGATGCCGAGAGGCAAAGACCGCGTATCAACGGAGTTTGGCAGCAAGCAACTGGTGTTGTTGAAAGATGGTTACACACATATTGAGAAGCTGAGTTGGGATAATTACAATGAAGGAGGATTACTAATCGAATGCCTGGAAACCCATAAACGCTTGTTTGGGTGTTATCCGGAGCGGGTATTAGGAGATCAGTTGTTCGGCACACGTGAAAACCGACGATACATGAAGGAAAAAGGGATCCGTTATGTTGGCAAGCCATTGGGTCGGCCCTCATCAGATAGTAAGCAGCAAAAGCGATTATTGCAAAAGCAGATGCCGGAACGAAATGCGATTGAAGGGAAATTTGGACAGGGGAAAAATGCATACGGTCTGGGTAAGATCAAGGCCCGTCTTAAGGATACAGCTGAGAGTTGGGTGATGTCTATTTACTTTGTTATGAATCTGCTTAAACTGGCAGCAGGTTCTTTTTTGTCATTACTCCAAATCTATTACTGGCTGGTAACAGAGGGTTATTTAACGATAATGGTGAGTTGCCCGGATGCACAACTTAGACCTCGATATATGAGACGTATGGAATGGTAAATAGCAAGGTGTCAAAATGAAATATAATTCATCGGAAAACTTATTCAGCAGACCCTAAGTAATCTCTGGTTAAATATAATTGACATGGAAACCGCTGTTATTTCTAATTTGAATAATCTCTTGTAGGTTGTAAAATAATCGTCATACCATGGGCATTGGTTTCCTCTTCTTCCGACAACGGAAGTGTGAAGTGGAAACTGGTGCCTTTTTCTTTATAACTATGAAACCAGATCTCCCCATTGTTTCGCTGAATGAAATCCTTTGATAATGGCAATCCCAATCCACAACCTTTCTCATTTTGTGTACCAGTTGTAGAATAATAAATATTGGAGAAAATTTTGGATTGATCTTCAGATGGAATTCCAATCCCATTATCTTTTACCATTATCTCCACCTTATCCGGCGATAGCCGGTAATCAATGGTAATACTTCCGTTTTTTGGCGTGAATTTAATGGCATTGCTAATCAGGTTCCGCAGCACCATGCGGATCATATCCTTATCAGCAAATACATGAATCACAGGTGGCAGGGAATGATTTAACTGAATATTCTTTTGTCTGGCCAATGTTTGCAGCAACTCGAACTCGCTGTTCAACAAAACTGTGATATTAAAATCATCAGGCCTTACCCGAATCCCTTTCATCTGGCTATTGGCCCATTGCAGGAGGTTATCCATCATGGAGGAGGTATTTTTCATATCTCTCCACAGCTCATCTACGAACATTTTAAATTGTTCCTGTGACATCTTTTCATCCCTCAACAAGAACAACATTCCTTCCAGGATACCCAGTGGTGCCCGGAGATCGTGAGAGATCACGGAGAAGATTTTATCTTTTACCTGGTTGCCACTTTCCAGTGCTGCATTCTGATCCAGAATGATCTGGTTTTGTTGTTGAACGCGCCGGTTCCGGCTATTTAACTGGCCATACAGGTCCTTTTGTCTTTTGAATACGCGGTATAACAATACGGTGATGGTAGCCAGTGCCATGAATAATGCAATACAAAAAATGACAAGAATCTGTTGTTGCCTGATGGTAGCCAGGTGTAGCTGCTGTTCTTTTTTCAGCAGTTCATTTTCATGTTGTTTCTTTTCTGACTCGTATTTCTCTTTGGAGTTGGCGATGAAGCGGGATTTTTCCGTACTATAGAAGTCGTCGCTCAGGGCATGGAATTCCTTGAAGCTTTCCAGTGCCTCGGCAAAGTTACCCCTGGCAGAGTCCAGCATGGAACGATACCGGTAATAGATCATTTCATTGCGGGTGTTCTGCATACCTTTATTCAGCCGTGCCGCGTTTTCCAGGTCTTCTTCAGCGGCAGTAAAATCTTTCAGGAACGTATGTGTCTGTGCCATGTTCAGGTACGCCTTTACCACACCCTGAATATTGTCTGACTCCTTATAATATTGGGAAGCCATGGTAT
This Chitinophaga sancti DNA region includes the following protein-coding sequences:
- a CDS encoding ATP-binding protein, which translates into the protein MNTYWQRRRSALYTILILMLVLFFTKPVASIAQSQLTDSLTKVLAAHPTKDTTRVNILNQLSRFLFTQAPSLTETYAKEALYISDSLYYLPGKLWATRNLALAENAKGNLEKQMDLTLDALKLAEQLKDLRATGILNADLGNILIEQQQPRQGLLYQKKALAIKQKGNDQAEIGKTLNGIGTSYMVLKEWDSALHFLYASERIKLALNDQRGLAYAYENIGIILSVKGEYQEALRYHTMASQYYKESDNIQGVVKAYLNMAQTHTFLKDFTAAEEDLENAARLNKGMQNTRNEMIYYRYRSMLDSARGNFAEALESFKEFHALSDDFYSTEKSRFIANSKEKYESEKKQHENELLKKEQQLHLATIRQQQILVIFCIALFMALATITVLLYRVFKRQKDLYGQLNSRNRRVQQQNQIILDQNAALESGNQVKDKIFSVISHDLRAPLGILEGMLFLLRDEKMSQEQFKMFVDELWRDMKNTSSMMDNLLQWANSQMKGIRVRPDDFNITVLLNSEFELLQTLARQKNIQLNHSLPPVIHVFADKDMIRMVLRNLISNAIKFTPKNGSITIDYRLSPDKVEIMVKDNGIGIPSEDQSKIFSNIYYSTTGTQNEKGCGLGLPLSKDFIQRNNGEIWFHSYKEKGTSFHFTLPLSEEEETNAHGMTIILQPTRDYSN